Proteins encoded together in one Pelagicoccus enzymogenes window:
- the nrfH gene encoding cytochrome c nitrite reductase small subunit has protein sequence MCPPRWRLPLILAVGSLCGLSIVLLRVSNATSYLSDDPAACVNCHIMTPQFATWERGSHARVANCNDCHVPHDNVLNKYYFKAKDGTRHAFMFTFHMEPQVIQVHEPGQGVIQQNCIRCHEHLLDEGIHLAVSLQQAQEGQGKRCWDCHRETPHGKVNSLSSAEWARTPDLNSVMPEWLQGKISNQTPSENEPAK, from the coding sequence ATGTGTCCGCCACGGTGGCGCCTCCCCCTCATCCTCGCGGTCGGCTCCCTCTGCGGCCTGTCCATCGTCCTTCTGCGGGTGTCGAACGCGACGTCCTACCTGTCGGACGATCCCGCCGCTTGCGTTAACTGCCACATCATGACCCCGCAGTTCGCCACCTGGGAACGCGGCAGCCACGCCCGCGTCGCCAACTGCAACGACTGCCACGTCCCGCACGACAACGTGCTCAACAAGTACTACTTCAAGGCCAAGGACGGTACCCGCCACGCCTTCATGTTCACCTTTCACATGGAACCTCAGGTCATCCAAGTGCACGAGCCAGGCCAAGGGGTGATCCAGCAAAACTGCATCCGCTGCCACGAACACCTGCTCGACGAGGGCATCCACCTCGCCGTCTCTCTGCAACAAGCCCAAGAGGGCCAAGGCAAACGCTGCTGGGATTGCCACCGCGAAACGCCGCACGGCAAGGTCAACTCGCTCTCCTCTGCCGAATGGGCCCGCACGCCCGACCTCAACTCCGTAATGCCAGAATGGCTACAAGGAAAGATTTCCAACCAAACCCCTTCCGAAAATGAACCAGCAAAATAA
- the nrfA gene encoding ammonia-forming cytochrome c nitrite reductase, with protein MNQQNKKSGNSSMGWILFLSTLVGVAIVGFLITSVMERRGEAKQAKMTNPIGEWEPRNEVWGANFPREYETWKKTEETDFKSAHGGSAKTDYLEEFPKLVVLWAGYGFSKAYEQGRGHAYAVEDIRETYRTNAGMPATCWTCKSTDVPRVMNEVGVAEYYDASWFDRGDQIVNAIGCQDCHDPKNMNLRISRPALAEAFAARGDDINEATHQEMRSLVCAQCHVEYYFQKEPAKYLKFPWDKGFSAEAMEAYYDELGFTDWTHKLSRAPMLKAQHPDYELYMTGVHGQRGVSCSDCHMPYKNEGGAKFTDHHVQSPLNNIANSCQVCHRESEATLMTDVYSRQNKVMELRGIVEDLLAKAHIEAKAAWDAGATEAEMKASLTHIRHAQWRWDWVAAANGAGFHAPNTALQVLGTAIEKAGAARHEIARVLWKHGITDPIEMPDISTKEKAQRYIGLDPDEMEETKAKHREELFPVWDEKAAARQEAMGLPANVSDKKAISY; from the coding sequence ATGAACCAGCAAAATAAGAAATCCGGCAATTCCAGCATGGGCTGGATCCTCTTCCTCAGCACGCTCGTCGGAGTAGCTATCGTCGGCTTCCTCATCACCTCCGTCATGGAACGCCGTGGCGAGGCCAAGCAAGCCAAGATGACCAATCCCATCGGCGAATGGGAACCTCGCAACGAAGTCTGGGGAGCCAACTTTCCGCGAGAATACGAAACGTGGAAGAAAACCGAGGAAACCGATTTCAAGTCCGCCCACGGCGGTTCCGCCAAAACCGACTATCTCGAGGAATTCCCCAAGCTCGTCGTATTGTGGGCTGGATACGGCTTCTCGAAAGCCTACGAACAAGGCCGCGGCCACGCTTACGCCGTGGAGGACATTCGAGAAACCTACCGCACAAACGCCGGCATGCCTGCAACCTGCTGGACTTGCAAAAGCACCGACGTGCCCCGCGTCATGAACGAAGTCGGAGTTGCCGAATACTACGACGCGTCCTGGTTCGACCGCGGCGACCAGATCGTCAACGCCATCGGCTGCCAGGACTGCCACGACCCCAAGAACATGAACTTGCGCATTTCCCGCCCCGCCCTCGCCGAAGCCTTTGCGGCCCGCGGCGACGACATCAACGAAGCCACTCACCAAGAAATGCGCTCCCTCGTCTGCGCCCAGTGCCACGTCGAATACTACTTTCAGAAAGAGCCAGCCAAGTACCTCAAGTTCCCTTGGGACAAGGGCTTTTCCGCCGAAGCCATGGAAGCCTACTACGACGAGCTCGGCTTCACCGACTGGACCCACAAGCTTTCTCGAGCGCCCATGCTCAAGGCCCAGCACCCCGACTACGAGCTCTACATGACCGGCGTACACGGCCAGCGCGGCGTTTCCTGCTCGGACTGCCATATGCCCTACAAAAACGAGGGCGGGGCCAAGTTCACCGACCACCACGTGCAGAGCCCTCTCAACAACATCGCCAACTCCTGCCAAGTCTGCCACCGCGAGTCCGAGGCCACTCTCATGACAGACGTCTACTCCCGCCAGAACAAGGTGATGGAACTGCGCGGCATCGTAGAGGACCTGCTCGCCAAAGCCCACATCGAGGCCAAGGCCGCTTGGGACGCAGGAGCGACCGAAGCGGAAATGAAGGCCTCCCTCACCCACATCCGCCACGCCCAATGGCGTTGGGACTGGGTAGCCGCCGCGAACGGAGCCGGCTTCCACGCCCCCAACACCGCATTGCAAGTGCTCGGCACCGCCATCGAAAAGGCCGGAGCCGCCCGGCACGAAATCGCCCGCGTGCTCTGGAAGCACGGCATCACCGACCCGATCGAGATGCCCGACATTTCCACCAAGGAGAAAGCCCAACGCTACATCGGACTCGACCCCGACGAGATGGAGGAAACCAAAGCCAAGCACCGCGAGGAGCTCTTCCCCGTCTGGGACGAGAAAGCTGCCGCTCGCCAAGAAGCCATGGGCCTTCCCGCGAACGTATCCGACAAAAAGGCCATCAGCTACTGA
- a CDS encoding cytochrome c biogenesis protein ResB, translating into MVKNQLQSNPQTPPVTRSDYLVGVAICLATSLLASAVSIFQDGAPLVAPPWPANAILLALVSVWLFFIGLKGQRFAPTRLLGGLPFALCVIAHFFLWVLVAGTLPASDGSQLPEFARLLGLSQPITSIPFNAALILFLLNLGLATAGRLTKLKKARLKFYVSHGGMWLLISAGLLSSSDFERWELIVSEGNATAEVSRGDGSETRYLPFGVLLSDFSIEFFTTQLTLVDPEETKIVWQKGEPLIDLHAGNVAQIRGWQVEVLQSFEGALPHGDGYQPSDSPYAPPAAQLKATHLKSGESITGWTTCGNDQVPTTTILAGDSGFRFAMALPRPKRFASEITILKKGEAPFPVKVEVNQPVKVDGWELNQLSYDETAGKASRWTVLEAVRDPWIPVVYTGIALLALGALMHLLDRVSLNRNGQGEAAR; encoded by the coding sequence GTGGTTAAAAACCAACTACAGTCCAATCCGCAAACGCCTCCGGTCACCCGTTCCGACTATCTCGTCGGCGTCGCCATCTGCCTCGCCACCAGTCTGCTCGCCAGCGCCGTATCCATATTTCAAGACGGAGCGCCCCTCGTCGCTCCGCCTTGGCCTGCCAACGCCATCTTGCTCGCGCTCGTCAGCGTCTGGCTCTTTTTCATCGGCCTCAAAGGCCAACGCTTCGCCCCCACGCGTCTGCTCGGCGGCTTGCCCTTCGCCCTCTGCGTAATCGCCCATTTCTTCCTCTGGGTGCTGGTCGCCGGAACCCTGCCTGCGAGCGACGGCTCCCAGCTCCCGGAATTCGCGCGCTTGCTCGGCCTTTCCCAACCAATCACTTCCATCCCCTTCAACGCCGCACTCATTCTGTTCTTGCTCAATCTCGGGCTGGCAACCGCCGGGCGGCTCACCAAGCTCAAAAAGGCCCGCCTCAAGTTCTATGTCAGCCACGGAGGCATGTGGCTACTCATCTCAGCCGGACTGCTTTCCTCCAGCGACTTCGAACGTTGGGAGCTCATCGTCTCCGAGGGGAACGCCACCGCCGAAGTCAGCAGGGGTGACGGCTCCGAAACCCGCTACCTTCCTTTCGGCGTGCTGCTATCCGACTTCAGTATCGAGTTTTTCACTACGCAACTCACGCTGGTAGATCCCGAGGAAACGAAAATCGTTTGGCAGAAAGGCGAGCCCCTCATCGACTTGCATGCAGGCAACGTCGCCCAAATCCGCGGCTGGCAAGTCGAAGTCCTGCAAAGCTTCGAAGGAGCACTCCCCCACGGCGATGGCTACCAGCCCTCCGACTCTCCCTACGCGCCGCCCGCCGCCCAACTCAAAGCGACCCACCTAAAAAGCGGAGAGAGCATCACCGGCTGGACCACCTGCGGAAACGACCAAGTTCCCACCACCACCATCCTGGCGGGCGACAGTGGCTTCCGCTTCGCCATGGCCCTGCCCCGTCCTAAAAGATTCGCCTCGGAAATTACGATTCTCAAGAAAGGGGAAGCGCCCTTTCCCGTGAAAGTCGAAGTCAACCAACCGGTCAAAGTGGACGGCTGGGAACTGAACCAGCTTTCCTACGACGAGACCGCAGGCAAAGCTTCGCGTTGGACCGTCCTGGAGGCTGTAAGGGATCCGTGGATACCTGTCGTTTACACCGGAATCGCCTTGCTCGCTCTCGGAGCTCTCATGCACTTGCTCGATCGGGTAAGCCTGAATCGCAACGGACAGGGGGAAGCCGCCAGATGA
- a CDS encoding cytochrome c biogenesis protein yields MNLIQSFPYAAGFALFSWALGLVVFPRKRPLGIALLSLGTVALGGLLATIWLTLERPPLRTLGETRLWYAFMLPIAASVVCLRWKMVWPLYYAIPLAGVFLGINLAHPESWDRTLMPALRSVLFVPHVLAYLLAYAFLSAAFAASVRGWRSPVGSDRCEQALEFADRSVQIGFAFLTLGLCIGAIWAKEAWGHYWAWDPKETWALLTWLGYLAYLHFRLQHPLQAKGAFLFLSAAWIVLLLCWFGLNHMPIADQSVHTYTR; encoded by the coding sequence ATGAACCTGATCCAGAGCTTCCCTTACGCAGCCGGATTCGCCCTTTTCTCCTGGGCCCTCGGACTGGTCGTTTTCCCTCGAAAGCGCCCTCTCGGCATCGCGTTGCTCAGCCTCGGCACCGTCGCTCTAGGGGGCTTGCTCGCGACCATCTGGCTCACCTTGGAGCGACCGCCGCTGCGCACGCTCGGCGAAACGCGTCTCTGGTACGCCTTCATGCTCCCCATCGCCGCCAGCGTGGTTTGCCTGCGCTGGAAAATGGTATGGCCGCTGTACTACGCCATTCCGCTAGCCGGCGTTTTCCTGGGCATCAACCTCGCCCATCCCGAAAGTTGGGACCGGACCTTGATGCCCGCCCTGCGCAGCGTCTTGTTCGTCCCCCACGTGCTGGCCTACTTGCTCGCCTACGCCTTTCTCTCCGCAGCCTTCGCCGCCAGCGTCCGCGGCTGGCGCAGCCCTGTTGGCAGCGACAGATGCGAACAAGCCTTGGAGTTCGCGGACCGTTCCGTGCAAATAGGATTCGCCTTCCTGACCCTCGGGCTCTGCATCGGCGCCATCTGGGCCAAGGAAGCCTGGGGGCACTACTGGGCTTGGGATCCCAAGGAAACCTGGGCCCTGCTGACTTGGCTGGGATACCTCGCCTACCTCCACTTCCGCTTGCAGCACCCCTTGCAAGCAAAAGGCGCCTTCCTCTTCCTGAGCGCCGCTTGGATCGTCCTGCTACTCTGCTGGTTCGGCTTGAATCACATGCCAATCGCCGACCAAAGCGTACACACCTACACGCGCTAA
- a CDS encoding efflux RND transporter periplasmic adaptor subunit, whose protein sequence is MIRTALAVFLPIFAIIAVVIGVKAKQFGAPPPGAFPATMVDSDIAETQTWARTTTTTTTLRASQGVEVTTELPGIVRAIHFESGDSVEKGQLLIELDNTTEKAQLAAAKASAELAQTDLKRAKELREGRVISQSEYDAIIARAAEAEAQLAQIQSTLSKKQIFAPFSGRLGIREIDIGQYLTPGSSIVSLQNLDPLYADFTLPQKQIGLARPGFEVELSIDAYPDKTFSGTVQSTSSTIDATTRSLTVRAAMENPEQTLLPGMFGTVTLIQPDPVEVVAIPGTAISYQSYGNSVFVIKDAEGENAQGKVVEQRFVTLGPARGDFVAILDGLEPGEEVVSAGVFKMSNGAPVVVDNSRKLKAELDPKPANG, encoded by the coding sequence GTGATTAGAACAGCCCTCGCCGTTTTCCTTCCTATCTTCGCGATCATCGCCGTCGTCATCGGCGTGAAAGCCAAGCAATTCGGAGCCCCGCCCCCGGGAGCCTTCCCGGCAACCATGGTCGATTCCGATATCGCCGAGACCCAGACCTGGGCGCGCACTACTACGACCACTACCACCCTGCGAGCTTCGCAGGGCGTGGAGGTCACGACCGAGCTGCCAGGCATCGTCCGAGCCATCCACTTCGAGTCCGGCGACTCAGTGGAAAAAGGCCAGCTACTCATCGAATTGGACAACACCACCGAAAAAGCCCAACTCGCCGCGGCCAAGGCCAGCGCCGAACTCGCGCAAACCGACCTGAAACGAGCCAAGGAACTTCGCGAGGGCCGCGTCATCTCCCAATCCGAGTACGACGCGATCATCGCCCGGGCGGCGGAAGCCGAAGCCCAGCTTGCCCAAATCCAATCTACACTCTCGAAAAAGCAGATATTCGCCCCCTTTTCCGGTCGCCTCGGCATTCGCGAAATCGACATCGGCCAGTACCTCACCCCCGGCTCCTCCATCGTATCGCTGCAAAACCTCGATCCGCTCTACGCCGATTTTACCTTGCCGCAAAAACAAATCGGTCTCGCTCGACCAGGCTTCGAAGTGGAGCTCTCCATCGACGCTTATCCTGACAAAACCTTCTCCGGCACCGTCCAGTCAACGAGCTCGACCATCGACGCCACCACTCGCAGTCTCACTGTCCGGGCAGCTATGGAGAATCCCGAGCAAACGCTGCTGCCGGGCATGTTCGGCACCGTCACGCTTATCCAGCCAGACCCCGTCGAGGTCGTCGCCATTCCGGGCACCGCCATTTCTTACCAATCTTACGGCAACTCCGTTTTCGTCATCAAAGACGCCGAAGGCGAAAACGCTCAGGGCAAGGTGGTGGAGCAGCGCTTTGTGACGCTCGGCCCCGCCCGGGGAGACTTCGTGGCAATTCTCGACGGACTCGAGCCGGGAGAAGAAGTCGTCAGCGCTGGCGTCTTCAAAATGAGCAACGGCGCCCCCGTCGTAGTAGACAACTCCCGCAAGCTCAAAGCCGAGCTCGATCCTAAGCCTGCCAACGGCTAG
- a CDS encoding efflux RND transporter permease subunit has translation MSYKKSAFTDHFVRRPVLAIVVNLLIVVAGVQAIFTATSGSGDFTVRQYPANENAAVTIVTPYIGADAELVKGFITTPIERAIASAANIDYIESTSVQGLSTIKARLKLNADGTKALAEISSKLDQARRDLPPEAEVPTISIETADSETASMYLSFGSERQERNEVTDYLVRVVQPALTAVPGVQRADILGPRTYAMRVWLQPDKLAAYDISASEVQAALAANNTLSAVGQTKGQYLQVKLSTNTALSSVEEFRQLVVRDKGADLVRLGDVADVELGAEDYTADVRFDGKDAVFMGIWILPTANALDVIDRVRAEMDELRQSFPVGFTGEIAYDATEYIDTALNEVITTLAETLAIVMVVIFLFLGSVRSVLVPIVAIPISLVGGIFLMQVFGFSINLLTLLAIVLAVGLVVDDAIVVVENVERHLREGEKPLDAAILGARELIGPIIATTIVLAAVYAPIAFQGGLTGSLFREFTVTLAGSVIISSIVALTLSPMLSGAILKAENEEKGLTGAINHFFDRLRDRYHRAVKLTVKNRWIVFAGGALLTICVLPLFILASMTTELAPTEDQGVIFGVVSTPSNSTVEQASFYTAQVQDAFESLPEYDYSFQLTFATGGFGGVIVKPWDERETNIFEIRQMLMPKLMGVTGITLFPILPAALPGGSNFPVEFVVSSTADSKEVLGFAQEIAAEAAGSGLFAFPPEIDVKVDEPQTRIVFDREKIAALGLNMATVGRDVAANLGGNYVNRFPIKGRSYKVVAQIERAERLTPDAIKEIFVRGPSGKLIPLDAIARLENGVEPRSLNRFNQLNSAKIQGIPAAPLDQALAELERIAAEKLPATYQIDYAGESRQLRVEGSNFLPMLGLAMVLIFLVLAVQFNSFRDPLIILLGSVPLGFFGALLFVALRAPGDPWTPHWSWGWTTSWNIYSQVGVITLIGLVTKNSILIVEFANALQRQGKEKMEAAAEAAAVRLRPILMTTAATVFGHMMLIFVTGAGAAARNSIGLVLVGGMAIGTVFTLFFVPSLYVILAKTRETSEETASETSVAAGANATA, from the coding sequence ATGAGTTACAAAAAGTCAGCTTTCACGGACCACTTCGTCCGTCGGCCAGTCCTTGCCATCGTCGTCAACCTCCTGATCGTCGTCGCTGGCGTGCAAGCCATCTTCACCGCTACCAGCGGTTCCGGAGATTTCACCGTACGGCAGTATCCGGCCAACGAAAACGCGGCCGTCACCATCGTGACGCCCTACATTGGAGCCGATGCAGAATTGGTTAAAGGCTTCATCACCACTCCCATCGAGCGGGCGATCGCCTCCGCAGCCAACATCGACTACATCGAGTCGACCAGCGTACAGGGCCTGTCCACCATCAAGGCGCGCCTCAAGCTCAACGCCGACGGCACCAAAGCCCTCGCCGAGATCTCCTCCAAGCTCGACCAAGCCCGCCGCGACCTGCCTCCCGAAGCCGAGGTTCCGACCATCAGCATCGAAACCGCCGACTCGGAAACCGCTTCCATGTACCTGAGCTTCGGTTCCGAGCGCCAGGAGCGCAACGAGGTCACCGACTACCTGGTGCGCGTGGTGCAGCCCGCCTTGACCGCCGTTCCCGGCGTGCAGCGAGCCGATATCCTCGGGCCTCGCACCTACGCCATGCGCGTTTGGCTGCAGCCCGACAAGCTGGCCGCCTACGACATCAGCGCCAGCGAAGTGCAAGCCGCCCTCGCCGCCAACAATACGCTCTCCGCAGTCGGGCAAACCAAGGGCCAATACCTCCAGGTTAAGCTCTCCACCAATACCGCGTTATCCTCCGTCGAGGAATTTCGCCAGCTCGTGGTGCGTGACAAGGGAGCTGACCTCGTTCGTCTCGGCGACGTGGCGGACGTAGAGCTCGGGGCCGAGGACTACACCGCAGACGTACGGTTCGACGGCAAGGACGCGGTCTTCATGGGAATCTGGATACTGCCGACCGCCAACGCGCTCGACGTCATCGACCGCGTGCGAGCGGAAATGGACGAACTGCGCCAGTCCTTCCCCGTCGGCTTCACCGGCGAGATTGCGTATGACGCAACTGAATACATCGATACTGCCCTCAACGAGGTCATCACGACTCTAGCGGAAACCCTCGCCATCGTAATGGTGGTTATCTTCCTCTTCCTCGGATCCGTCCGCTCGGTACTGGTCCCCATCGTGGCGATTCCGATTTCCTTGGTAGGCGGCATTTTCCTCATGCAGGTCTTCGGCTTCAGCATCAACCTGCTCACTTTGCTCGCCATCGTGCTGGCAGTGGGCTTGGTGGTGGACGACGCCATCGTGGTGGTAGAAAACGTGGAACGACACCTGCGCGAAGGGGAGAAGCCGCTGGACGCTGCGATCCTTGGAGCCCGAGAGCTCATCGGACCGATCATCGCCACCACCATCGTGCTGGCAGCCGTTTACGCGCCCATCGCATTCCAAGGCGGCCTGACGGGGTCGCTCTTCCGCGAGTTCACCGTGACCTTGGCGGGATCGGTTATCATCTCCAGCATCGTGGCCCTCACCCTTTCCCCCATGCTCTCAGGAGCAATCCTGAAAGCCGAAAACGAGGAGAAGGGCTTAACCGGCGCCATCAACCACTTCTTCGACCGACTCCGCGACCGCTACCACCGAGCCGTCAAGCTCACCGTCAAGAATCGCTGGATCGTTTTCGCCGGAGGCGCCTTGCTCACGATCTGCGTGCTGCCACTCTTCATTCTCGCAAGCATGACCACCGAACTGGCTCCCACCGAGGACCAAGGCGTCATCTTCGGGGTCGTTTCCACCCCCTCGAACTCCACCGTGGAACAGGCCAGCTTCTACACCGCTCAGGTTCAGGACGCCTTCGAGAGTTTGCCGGAGTACGACTATTCGTTCCAGCTGACGTTCGCTACTGGAGGTTTCGGCGGCGTCATCGTAAAACCATGGGACGAGCGCGAAACGAACATCTTTGAAATCCGCCAAATGCTGATGCCCAAACTCATGGGCGTAACCGGCATTACTCTCTTCCCAATCCTTCCCGCAGCATTGCCGGGCGGCAGCAACTTCCCGGTCGAGTTCGTTGTATCCTCCACGGCCGACAGCAAGGAAGTTCTCGGGTTCGCGCAAGAGATCGCCGCCGAAGCCGCCGGAAGCGGCCTCTTCGCCTTCCCCCCGGAAATCGACGTCAAGGTAGACGAACCGCAAACGCGCATCGTCTTCGATCGCGAAAAGATAGCCGCCCTTGGACTGAACATGGCCACCGTAGGGCGTGACGTAGCCGCAAACTTGGGTGGCAACTACGTGAACCGTTTCCCAATCAAGGGTCGAAGCTACAAGGTGGTTGCCCAAATCGAGCGAGCGGAACGCCTCACTCCAGACGCTATCAAGGAAATCTTCGTGCGCGGCCCTTCCGGGAAACTCATTCCTCTGGATGCAATCGCCAGGCTCGAAAACGGCGTCGAGCCGCGCAGCTTGAACCGCTTCAACCAGCTCAACTCCGCCAAGATCCAAGGCATCCCCGCAGCTCCGCTCGACCAAGCCCTTGCCGAGCTGGAACGCATCGCTGCCGAAAAGTTGCCTGCCACCTACCAAATCGATTACGCCGGCGAATCCCGCCAGCTGCGCGTGGAGGGATCCAACTTCCTTCCCATGCTGGGACTGGCCATGGTGCTGATCTTCTTGGTGCTGGCCGTCCAGTTTAACTCCTTCCGCGACCCGCTCATCATCCTGCTCGGCTCCGTGCCGCTCGGTTTCTTCGGAGCCCTGCTCTTCGTTGCCCTGCGGGCGCCTGGCGATCCGTGGACTCCACACTGGAGCTGGGGCTGGACCACGTCTTGGAATATCTATTCCCAGGTGGGCGTCATCACCCTGATCGGGCTCGTCACCAAAAACTCGATCCTGATCGTGGAATTCGCCAACGCCTTGCAGCGTCAAGGCAAGGAGAAGATGGAAGCCGCCGCCGAGGCTGCTGCCGTTCGCCTGCGTCCTATCCTCATGACCACTGCAGCGACCGTATTCGGCCACATGATGCTCATCTTCGTAACGGGCGCGGGCGCCGCCGCTCGTAACTCAATCGGCCTCGTTTTGGTTGGAGGCATGGCCATCGGTACGGTGTTCACCCTTTTCTTCGTACCCTCGCTCTACGTCATCCTCGCCAAGACGCGCGAAACCAGCGAAGAAACGGCGAGCGAGACGAGCGTCGCCGCCGGAGCCAATGCCACCGCCTAG
- a CDS encoding TolC family protein, with amino-acid sequence MYPKLKRATAGLAAFIATLAPLQAQETPEVPETLSLQTTLEFALENNFAIKQAIESIKEQEGLIVEVKARALPSVSLNGSYRQLDEGLSDPDSFFPATTESWSITLSARQALYQGGGIRAALDVQDLLRESSLLSLESTVLDALLEVRTRYYAALLARDQIGVEEQNIELLEETLNNAKLRRDAGDVSDFEVLRAEVALANAQPPLIRRRGAFRVAIEQLRQSMGYQNYRRDALNLEKVPDFTDELVYEPIEYDLQEGLEQALANRSELKQLEAIAKAREAGLEIANSGLKPSLDLVGSYGKQRSNFSSSFDDGPHGWTLGLEASWNIWDGRQTRGQRLQALSQLEQARIQQQSFRLGIEVQVRQAISALQEADQLAQAAVKVVEQAEEAVRMANSRFETGSISQLEVLEAQVALTEARTNALAANYQHLVAVAQYRRALGNESISRDIWPSAE; translated from the coding sequence GTGTATCCAAAACTTAAACGCGCCACCGCTGGACTTGCAGCGTTCATCGCCACGCTTGCTCCCCTGCAAGCCCAAGAGACTCCCGAAGTTCCCGAGACGCTCTCCTTGCAAACCACCCTGGAGTTCGCCTTGGAGAACAACTTCGCCATCAAACAGGCGATCGAGAGCATCAAGGAGCAGGAAGGCTTGATCGTAGAGGTCAAGGCTCGAGCCCTGCCCTCCGTCTCGCTCAACGGATCCTACCGCCAACTGGACGAAGGGCTCAGCGATCCCGACAGCTTTTTCCCGGCCACGACCGAGTCTTGGAGCATCACGCTATCCGCTCGCCAAGCCCTCTACCAAGGTGGCGGCATCAGGGCCGCTCTGGACGTGCAAGACTTGCTGCGCGAGTCGAGCCTGCTCTCCCTCGAGTCCACGGTGCTGGACGCCCTGCTCGAAGTTCGTACGCGCTACTATGCCGCCCTGCTGGCCCGCGACCAAATCGGAGTGGAAGAGCAAAACATCGAGCTTCTGGAAGAAACGCTCAACAACGCCAAGCTTCGCCGCGACGCTGGCGACGTTTCGGACTTCGAGGTGCTGCGGGCCGAAGTGGCCCTCGCCAACGCCCAGCCCCCGCTCATCCGCCGTCGCGGAGCCTTTCGCGTCGCCATCGAGCAACTACGACAAAGCATGGGCTACCAAAATTACCGCCGCGATGCTCTGAACCTCGAAAAAGTCCCCGACTTCACCGACGAACTCGTCTACGAGCCAATCGAGTACGACTTGCAAGAAGGACTCGAGCAAGCGCTCGCGAACCGCTCCGAACTCAAGCAACTGGAGGCCATCGCCAAAGCCCGCGAGGCTGGCCTGGAAATTGCCAACTCCGGCCTGAAGCCAAGCCTCGACTTGGTCGGAAGCTACGGAAAGCAACGTTCGAACTTTTCCTCCAGTTTCGACGACGGCCCTCACGGCTGGACCCTCGGCCTCGAAGCCAGCTGGAATATCTGGGACGGACGCCAAACCAGAGGACAACGCTTGCAAGCCCTTTCCCAGCTGGAGCAAGCCCGCATCCAGCAGCAGTCCTTCCGCCTCGGCATCGAAGTCCAAGTTCGCCAAGCCATTTCCGCCCTGCAAGAAGCCGACCAGCTCGCCCAAGCCGCCGTCAAGGTGGTCGAACAGGCCGAAGAAGCCGTACGCATGGCCAACTCGAGATTCGAGACAGGCTCCATCAGCCAACTTGAAGTCTTGGAAGCTCAAGTGGCCCTCACGGAGGCCCGCACCAACGCATTGGCCGCAAACTACCAGCATCTGGTAGCGGTCGCCCAGTATCGCCGCGCCTTGGGGAACGAATCCATTTCCCGCGACATCTGGCCCAGCGCCGAGTAA
- a CDS encoding bifunctional nuclease family protein, with amino-acid sequence MNTSVIQISVKGVMPTVNGCAVFLGNEDKVFVIYVDHSVGNAISMALNGVKKERPLTHDLISSMLLGLEAKITRIIINDVEESTFFARIFIEMSNEVDTKIIELDARPSDSIVLSLQNNVPIFVAEKVFNSTEDMTSILERVLKQQSEESNDK; translated from the coding sequence ATGAATACCAGCGTAATCCAAATTTCTGTTAAAGGCGTCATGCCCACAGTCAACGGCTGTGCCGTTTTCCTTGGCAACGAGGACAAGGTATTCGTCATCTACGTGGACCATAGCGTGGGAAATGCCATTTCCATGGCTCTCAACGGCGTTAAGAAAGAACGCCCGCTCACCCACGACTTGATTTCCTCCATGCTGCTCGGCCTCGAAGCCAAGATCACCCGCATCATCATCAACGACGTGGAGGAGAGCACCTTCTTTGCCCGCATCTTTATCGAGATGAGCAACGAAGTGGACACCAAGATCATCGAGCTCGACGCGCGTCCCAGCGACTCGATCGTACTGTCCCTGCAGAACAACGTTCCTATCTTCGTTGCCGAAAAGGTCTTCAATTCCACCGAGGACATGACCTCCATCCTCGAGCGGGTGCTCAAGCAACAAAGCGAGGAATCGAACGACAAGTAA